Within the Thermocladium sp. ECH_B genome, the region ACAACAAACGGAGAGAAGGGAGATACCGAGATTCCTCTAAACCAGCAATAATAAAACCGCTTCTCTCGAGATTCCATGTTAAACTCAGTCATATTTATAATGTCTAGAAAATAGATCAAATAGTAATGCGGCTTAGGGATGCAGTTAATGTTCCAAGCGAATTGAGGAACTTGGTCCCCAATAGCTTCGACATAATTGGTTCAAGGGNGGGGGCAGTGGCAATCATAGAGATTCCGCCGGAGCTGGAGGCCTATAAGCATGAAATAGCAAGTGCACTGCTTAAGTTAAACAAGAATCTGAGGGCAGTAATCAGGAGAAGCGGTGCTAGGCAAGGTACATTTAGGCTATATGAAACAGAGGTGCTGGTGCCTGGACCAACCGAGGTTATACATAAGGAGNTGGGGTATAGATTATTAATTGATCCAACTAAGGTATTTTTCTCGCCTAGGGATCAAAGCGATAGACTCGAGTTATCGCTTCTAGTTAAGCCTGGGGAATCCATTGCTTATCTATTTGCCGGCGCTGGTCCATACGCATTTGCAATACTGAAAAATCAGCCTCATGTTTTTTCGATCCATGCGGTTGAATTAAATCCCGTGGCTGTCCAATATCTGGAGAAGAATGTGATCCTCAATAAGGCTAAGGGAAAAGTCATACCGATTGAAGATGATGTGAGGCACTTCTGTGATGCTGCTGGAAGTGGATTTAATAGGGTTATAATGACGCTTCCCCTGGGAGCCGCCCAGTATTTTAAAAATGCATTGTCTTGCGTCGTTAATGGCGGCATTATACATTTCTATCACACGGGCAGCGAGAAGGACCCGTGGCGGGAGGCTGAATCTATAGTTTCAAGCAATTGTATAGAGACTGGAGTTAATTGCAATATAGTCAGTAGAAAAATAGTTAGAGAGTATGCTCCATACATGTATAAGGTACGCATTGATATTAGATTATCGTGATATCGTTGATTAACGAGGGAAATATATTTAAACTACAAGGGGAGAAAAATAATTCTAATGACCAGCGTAGAAAAGAAGAGACTACTCACCATTGGCCCACTTGAGGCTGACATAATTGGAATACTTGGCAGACTAAAGGAAGCTACCGCAAATGAGATCTGGAATGAATTAAACAAGACAGGTAGGAAAACGGCATACACAACCATATTGACTGTTCTGAGCAGATTATACACGAGGGGATTAGTCTCCAAGCGGCAGAAAANGGTTAATAATGCAAGGNAATATGTATATAAGTTAACCATAAGTGATGAAATGAAGTACGACTTAATACGTCAACATATATATATAATAGGCAAAATGTTCGGCGATGAAGGCCTCAATATAATGGCGAAATTATTAATGGATTATGGGCCATCATATGGCTATGATAATATTGGAGACGAGTATATCTAGATTAATTCCGTTGAACTGCTAATCAAATTATTTAATCCAGTGGCTGGTCGGGATCATTAAATGGTTACCTGTACCAGATGTGGAAGGAGGGAGGCGGCTTTCTATAGGGCATCAAGCGGCGAATCGCTATGCCTCAACTGCTTATTTAGGGAAATGGAGAACACCGTTCTCAAGACTATTAGGCGTTATAAATTAATAACAAGTGGAGACAGGATAGGTATAGCTGTGAGCGGAGGCAAGGATAGCCTAGTATTGATGCATATATTAGGCATATTCAGGAGGCAGGGAAAAATCCCGAAGGACACGTACTTAATGGCCTTCAGCATAAATGAGGGGCAGCCATTTAGCTGCTTCTATAGAATGANCAGAGTTGATATAGTGAAGAAGATAGCTGATGAGAATGGGATAGAGTATAAGACCTTCTCCTTCAGGGATATATATGGATACACAGCATCAGATATATCGCAGGGCCTATGGAGCAAGGGCGACCAAACCCACATGTGCACTATTTGCGGCGTGCTGCGTCGAAGAGCGATGAATATAATTGGGAAATTGCATGGCTTAACGAAAATAGCGACCGGGCATAATATAGATGATGAGGCGCAAACAGTCATGCTTAACGTGATTGGCAATGATGTTAAGAGATTTGCATGGTTTGGCGCCACTCCTGAAAATGATGTTGATGAGGAAAAATTCATACCCAGGATAAAACCGCTTAGGTTCCTCAGGGAGGAGGAAATAGCGATATATGCGCATTACCATGGCATTCCATTAATGGAGCTTGAGTGCCCATATGTATACACAAATCCTAGGTACAAGCTTAAATTCACATTAGCCAGGATGGAGCATGATAATCCAAACATAAAGTACTCACTGGTATCATTTGGCGATAACTTATCAAGGTTGGTTAGAAACAATGTGGAGCCCAATCTATATAAGTGCAAATATTGCGGTTACCCATCATCCAGGGAGGTATGCAGGGTATGCGAATTATTTGAAAAGGCGGGACTACTGGATTACATTGCTAAATCCAAGGCATTACTGAATCCTCACCAGGAAATGAAGCACAGCGATCTTGATAAACCCAGTAATCAGAATCCTTAATTGTCCTCGGCGTAAAAGAGGTTAATGGCGTTTAAAGTGGCAGTAACCAGCGGCCTCCTCCCTTAGGAGGGGCGGGACTTACTGGCTCTTTGTCAACTCTAATTCTATGCAGGCCTCCCCATTCTTTCTCTCATTTACTCTATGCGGAATTTCAAGCAATAATCCCTTTAAGTAACTCATCGCTAAATCCAAGCCATCCTCATTACAGAGCCGAGCCCTTATTGTGGAACCAATCATGAAAATCTCAACCCTTGCCAAGCCCCTTAGTTGAACTAGCTTAAGCAGTTGCGGAGAAAAACTGGGGCCGAGCCTTAACTTATCCAGTTTACCCATTTCAAAAAGCACTCCCGATATCACCTCACTAATGTGCGTGAGGAGAGCCATGTCAATGGCCACTATTCGTTTACCCCAGAAGGTTGGTAATGATAGGCTAGGAACAAGGTGAGAATCATTTTCAAGAGGCTTCTCAACTACATTAGCCACAAACGAGAATTTCCTTAGAAGATTCTCTAAATCTCCCATGCCTATATCGCTCTCGCTTATATCTGCTATTATATGTATCATTTTTTGGTTTCTATTGTATGATATATTGATAATGTTTATTCCGTGATCGGCATAGGCGTTACTTAATGCGGCCAATATGCCGGGTTTATCATCGTTTATCTGAATCAGAAACTCGGTTAAACTGCGTCCAGATGCATCATAAACCAGCGAAAGCTCCCTATTAAATATCATTAAATCACGCAATAATCCCGAATTTTATAAACTTGTTGAGCAATAATCGAGATAGCTTCAAAGAATGCCATTATTTTTTAGTTTAATATTCAATTATACTATGGATGGCCATGTTTGCCGTGGCCGGATCCACCGTGGCTGCCATGCACATGAACCGCATGCCTTAAGTGGTCCAGAGAATTGCCTATGCCCTGAGGCCCATTAGCTAATGCGGATTGCAATTGTTGAAGCACTTGATATATTTGAGTATCGTTAAGTCCATGCATTAGCAACAAGTTATATGCCCTGTAAACATCATTATATAGATGCTCAAGTCTCTTGTATGCGGCGGAGCTATTTCCAGTATTATTGTAGAATGCGGAGGTGGAATTAATATAGAGAGACGCCCTAAGCATTACCCTGTTTGCAGCTGCCTCAAGCACTTTTTCCTTAACTATATCGCGCCTAATGAAGTTCAACTCCGCACGTATAGCCCTAAGTTCCGCCTTAATTCCAGTTAAATTAGTTGAACTTAAGTTGCCGGTCTTCAGATATGAAGTTATATTATTTAGTTCACCCAATATCTGGGTTAAATTGCCCATAATCCCAGTCGCATTGAATGCAGTTGCCTCCCGTAATAATACGGCGGCTTCCCTCTTCTCTTGATTGGCTTGAGCAAGTAATCCAGCGATTTCACCATTTATGTGCCCTGAATGAATTGTCAACACGAATGCCTTTTGCTCCAAGTGAATTGCCTCTATTGCATCCTTTAATGCAGTGAAGCATTGTGATTCATTTATCAGTTTCTCGGCAGTTGTGGTTAGATTCTTCGCTTCACTCAATAACATCAATGATTCATTATTATGAGTGGAATTAGCCAACGGATAGACCCTCTCATAGAAGAGTTGACTCAATGTGACATGAACCAGCGCAGCAACGCACGTAGAGTTCTGGGCCTGCGTCGAGTTACTAATAGTGGAATTAGTTGAGGTGGAGTTAGTTGGAGTTGGTGGAGGAGCCGAGGAGTTAAGCGGTGCAGTCGTATTGCTGGCTGCATGTAAACTAATCGCTATTGCCAGCAACGCCATCATTGTTAGGAGTAATATTTTTCCTCGCATGAATAGGCCTAACTCCGGCTAGTTAATTAGGGCTTTTCTGGAATCTTATCGTTCCTTTAATGAGAAACAGATATGAAATTGGCCTCCCTCCTCGCCTAAACGGAGCGGGGTGCTCGTTTCTATCAAGTCCAGTGTTGGAACGGGAATGCATTAATAAGCTGCGTGGGCTTTAGTAACCGTGAGGCTAGGATTAATAGGGTTTGGGAATGTAGGTAAAGACTTTGCAAGGCTATTAGTAGGGTCAAACTCGATTCACTGCGTTGTGGCCATAATAGCATCGAGGGGCGGGGTAATGGGTAACGGCGTGGGGAATTGCATGGATAGGGATGAAATAATGAATTATGTAAATAAGGGCATATATAATGGAACCGGGGGAATTAACATAGATGACTTGATCAGCGCCAATATAGATGTCGCCGTGGTGTCCATACCGCCCAATTATGGCTCCGGTGAACCTAATTTAGGGATTTATAGGAAATTATTATCAAATGGAATAAGCATAATCACTGCCGATAAGACTGGACTAGCGCTTGATTTCTCTGGATTATTGAAGTTGGCTAACGATAATGATGCACAAATACGATATAGGGCCACAGTCATGGCCGGTACCCCCGCAATAGATCTAGTGAGGGGTCTACGGGGCAGGAGCGTGAGGGACATTAAAGCGGTCCTGAATGCAACCACCAATTTCGTTTTAACTAAGATAGAGGGCGGATCATCATCTCGGGATGCCATTGATCTCGCGGTGAAGGAGAAATTAGCTGAACCTGATCCGCGCATTGATCTAGATGGCTGGGATGCCGGGGCTAAATTAGTTATATTGGCTAATGAGTTGGGTTTTAAATCCACGCTGCGGGACGTCAAGCTGACCGGGTTTAACGTGAATGAGGATGATGTTAGGAGCCATTAAGGAGGGAAAGCGATTCAAGCAAGTGGCGTGGGCTGATTTCCTCAAGGGGAGGCTCACGGTCTCAATAATTCCCGTTAATAATGATTCAATACTGGCATCCGTGAACGGCAATTATAATGCAATTGAGATAAGCGTGGGGGACGATATGATAACGCTAAGGGGACCCGCAGGCCCATCCAGAACCACGGCCGAGGTATTGATGACCGACTTGATGGAGATCCAAGCAATTAAGCGATCAAGGTAAGTATTATTAATGTTCTGTACGAATTATAAGCGTGAGCGTTTTTCTCGGAGTTAGCCGTGATATCGATAGGCCAGTGGCGGGGTTCGGAGTGGCTCGATGGGCATTAGTTGAGGGCGAGTGGCTGGAATTACCCGGCGGCTACGATAATATAGCTGCAATTCTATCTCTGAAACCAGCGTTGATC harbors:
- a CDS encoding methyltransferase — protein: MRLRDAVNVPSELRNLVPNSFDIIGSRXGAVAIIEIPPELEAYKHEIASALLKLNKNLRAVIRRSGARQGTFRLYETEVLVPGPTEVIHKEXGYRLLIDPTKVFFSPRDQSDRLELSLLVKPGESIAYLFAGAGPYAFAILKNQPHVFSIHAVELNPVAVQYLEKNVILNKAKGKVIPIEDDVRHFCDAAGSGFNRVIMTLPLGAAQYFKNALSCVVNGGIIHFYHTGSEKDPWREAESIVSSNCIETGVNCNIVSRKIVREYAPYMYKVRIDIRLS
- a CDS encoding arginosuccinate synthase; translation: MVTCTRCGRREAAFYRASSGESLCLNCLFREMENTVLKTIRRYKLITSGDRIGIAVSGGKDSLVLMHILGIFRRQGKIPKDTYLMAFSINEGQPFSCFYRMXRVDIVKKIADENGIEYKTFSFRDIYGYTASDISQGLWSKGDQTHMCTICGVLRRRAMNIIGKLHGLTKIATGHNIDDEAQTVMLNVIGNDVKRFAWFGATPENDVDEEKFIPRIKPLRFLREEEIAIYAHYHGIPLMELECPYVYTNPRYKLKFTLARMEHDNPNIKYSLVSFGDNLSRLVRNNVEPNLYKCKYCGYPSSREVCRVCELFEKAGLLDYIAKSKALLNPHQEMKHSDLDKPSNQNP